Proteins found in one Seonamhaeicola sp. S2-3 genomic segment:
- a CDS encoding fasciclin domain-containing protein gives MKTLTALTKILLLVMMVLLSFSCDNDDDTVIVDPEPTNTIVELAQATPQLSSLVSALIKYPDLVSLLSESGTYTVFAPDNDAFDALLIAIGQTSIDDIPEDVLKNVLQYHVFTSAAVESSAVTTGSITMANGEDANLVAENNGVTINGSQVTTADVEGTNGIVHIIDSVIVPPSILPIVGTIVAPAYFNKDFTTLIAAVQNANTDILGLLLGNGPSDEGLTLFAPTNAAFEAAGITDVNGADAVLAYHVIDGTIMAAMLPSTTGAAASVPTLGGENIHITNAGGDVSINGTSTVVLTDIVGSNGVVHVIDRTLIPPTQTINEIVGDFAGGNPAEFTLLAAALARAGLADFFAGDGPYTVFAPVDAAFEAAGLDLATINASEPSVVAGILTHHVVKANLNVFSTDLVDGNVTMLNDQDVTISLSNLSVQDAAGSNPEAGLVPSLLNVLATNGVIHVIDKVLLPSNN, from the coding sequence ATGAAAACATTAACAGCTTTAACAAAAATTCTATTACTAGTAATGATGGTGTTACTGTCATTTTCTTGTGATAATGATGACGACACAGTAATTGTTGATCCAGAACCAACTAATACCATTGTAGAACTAGCACAGGCAACACCTCAATTATCAAGCCTAGTAAGTGCTTTAATAAAATATCCTGATCTTGTATCTCTTTTAAGCGAAAGCGGAACTTATACGGTTTTTGCTCCAGATAATGATGCCTTTGATGCACTGTTAATTGCCATAGGACAAACATCGATAGATGATATTCCTGAAGATGTATTAAAAAATGTTTTACAATACCATGTATTTACATCTGCCGCAGTGGAATCTAGTGCTGTTACAACTGGGTCTATTACAATGGCTAATGGTGAAGATGCAAATTTAGTTGCAGAAAATAATGGTGTAACTATTAACGGCTCACAAGTTACCACCGCAGACGTTGAAGGAACAAATGGTATAGTACATATTATAGATAGTGTTATAGTTCCTCCTTCTATATTACCTATAGTAGGCACTATTGTAGCTCCTGCATATTTTAATAAAGATTTTACAACATTAATTGCTGCCGTACAAAATGCAAACACAGACATTTTAGGATTACTTTTAGGTAATGGTCCTAGTGATGAAGGTCTAACTTTATTTGCTCCAACTAATGCTGCTTTTGAAGCTGCTGGAATAACGGATGTTAATGGCGCTGATGCTGTTTTAGCATATCATGTTATTGATGGTACAATTATGGCTGCTATGCTACCATCTACAACAGGTGCTGCTGCTAGCGTACCTACATTAGGAGGTGAAAACATTCATATAACAAATGCTGGTGGGGATGTATCTATAAACGGAACATCTACTGTTGTATTGACCGATATAGTTGGTTCTAATGGTGTAGTACATGTTATTGATAGAACTTTAATACCCCCAACCCAAACTATAAACGAAATAGTAGGTGATTTTGCAGGTGGTAATCCTGCTGAATTTACTCTTTTAGCAGCGGCTCTTGCAAGAGCTGGTTTAGCAGACTTTTTTGCTGGTGATGGTCCATATACAGTATTTGCTCCTGTAGATGCAGCTTTTGAAGCTGCTGGGTTAGATTTAGCAACAATAAATGCTTCAGAGCCTTCAGTAGTAGCTGGCATACTAACCCATCATGTTGTTAAAGCAAATTTAAATGTTTTCTCAACAGATTTAGTAGATGGTAATGTAACCATGTTAAACGATCAAGATGTTACAATTAGTCTTAGTAATTTATCTGTACAAGATGCTGCAGGCTCTAATCCAGAGGCTGGTTTAGTACCAAGTCTATTAAATGTTTTAGCAACAAATGGTGTTATACATGTTATAGACAAAGTATTGTTACCTAGTAATAATTAA
- the yidC gene encoding membrane protein insertase YidC: MEEKKLDINSIIGFVLIFGILAYMLWQNQPTPEELEAQEKAKQEQIQAEQKANQQDQTKVTTAADYAIGAEVDSMQQIALKNKLGAFAYSALKASDEETFVESDLLALKFNNKGGYLSEVKLKEFVDFRDNPIYLIKDNNASFNINFGTTDSRILNTQDLYFEPTVTKNGDITVVSMKLKVSESKFLEYRYELKDGDYMMDFTIRSQGLSDVINGSQEINLDWNQKGYRHAKSISYENRYTDIHYEYEGGKDDYTGMRDADETLEDVTWIGYKQHFFSSILLTDTPFKTTHITSKNLVEDEAVDTIYTKQFTSKIPLELKGGELNYNMDWYYGPSEFKTLNAYDRNLDEMVPLGWGIFGWINRYLFMPLFSFLGSFMPYGIAIVVMTILVKICLSFVQYKQFLSQAKMKILKPELDAIREKYKDNKMKAQQETMALQTKAGASPLAGCIPALIQLPVFYALFQFFPSAFQLRQESFLWAEDLSSYDTVANLPFNIPFYGDHVSLFPLLASIAIFFYMRLTTGQNVQTAPQQEGMPDMAKMMKYMMYFSPIMMLFFFNNYASGLSLYYFISNLISIGIILVIKNYILDEDKIHAQIQEKKKKPKKESRFQAKMKEMMEQAEKQKQAQQKRKK, translated from the coding sequence ATGGAAGAAAAAAAGTTAGACATAAACTCAATAATTGGTTTTGTACTCATCTTTGGGATATTAGCGTATATGCTTTGGCAAAATCAGCCAACACCAGAAGAACTTGAAGCACAAGAAAAGGCAAAACAAGAACAAATTCAAGCAGAACAAAAAGCTAACCAACAAGATCAAACTAAAGTTACCACAGCAGCAGATTATGCTATTGGAGCAGAGGTAGATTCTATGCAACAAATAGCCTTAAAAAATAAGTTGGGGGCATTTGCGTATTCGGCACTTAAAGCCTCTGATGAAGAAACCTTTGTTGAAAGTGATTTGTTAGCTTTAAAATTTAATAATAAAGGCGGATATCTTTCAGAAGTAAAATTAAAAGAGTTTGTTGATTTTAGAGATAATCCAATCTATTTGATTAAAGATAATAATGCTTCTTTCAATATTAATTTTGGAACTACAGATAGTAGAATTTTAAACACTCAAGATTTATATTTTGAACCTACCGTTACTAAAAATGGTGATATTACAGTAGTTTCTATGAAACTAAAGGTATCTGAAAGTAAATTTTTAGAATATAGATATGAGTTGAAAGATGGCGATTACATGATGGACTTCACCATACGTTCTCAAGGGCTAAGTGATGTTATAAATGGTTCTCAAGAAATTAATTTAGATTGGAACCAAAAAGGATACCGTCATGCAAAAAGTATTTCATATGAAAATAGATATACCGATATTCATTATGAATATGAAGGCGGTAAAGATGATTACACAGGTATGCGTGATGCCGATGAAACACTTGAAGATGTTACTTGGATAGGGTATAAGCAACACTTTTTCTCGTCTATTTTATTAACAGATACACCGTTTAAAACTACGCATATTACTTCAAAAAATTTAGTTGAAGATGAAGCAGTTGATACCATTTACACAAAACAGTTTACATCTAAAATCCCATTAGAGTTAAAAGGAGGCGAGCTTAATTATAATATGGATTGGTACTATGGTCCAAGTGAGTTTAAAACCTTAAATGCTTATGATAGGAATTTAGATGAAATGGTACCACTAGGCTGGGGTATATTTGGTTGGATAAACCGCTATTTATTTATGCCCTTATTTAGCTTTTTAGGAAGCTTTATGCCATACGGAATTGCTATTGTAGTTATGACTATTTTGGTAAAAATATGTTTGTCTTTTGTACAGTATAAACAATTCTTATCTCAGGCAAAAATGAAAATTTTAAAACCAGAGTTAGATGCTATACGCGAGAAGTACAAAGACAATAAAATGAAAGCGCAACAAGAAACTATGGCCTTACAAACTAAGGCAGGAGCAAGTCCGTTAGCAGGTTGCATCCCAGCTTTAATTCAGTTACCAGTATTTTATGCTTTATTTCAGTTTTTCCCATCGGCATTTCAGTTAAGACAAGAAAGTTTCTTATGGGCAGAAGATTTATCGTCTTATGATACGGTTGCAAATCTTCCTTTTAATATACCATTTTATGGAGACCACGTTAGTTTATTTCCGTTATTAGCATCTATAGCAATTTTCTTCTATATGCGTTTAACTACGGGTCAGAATGTACAAACAGCACCACAACAAGAAGGTATGCCAGATATGGCAAAAATGATGAAATACATGATGTATTTCTCTCCAATTATGATGCTATTTTTCTTTAACAACTATGCCTCTGGATTAAGTTTGTACTATTTCATTTCTAACTTAATTAGTATTGGAATTATATTAGTGATTAAAAACTATATTCTTGATGAAGATAAGATTCACGCTCAAATTCAAGAGAAAAAGAAAAAACCAAAAAAAGAAAGTCGTTTTCAGGCTAAAATGAAAGAAATGATGGAGCAAGCCGAAAAGCAAAAACAAGCACAACAAAAAAGAAAAAAATAA
- a CDS encoding nitronate monooxygenase family protein: MTNRITDLFQIEYPIIQAGMVWNSGWKLASAASNSGILGLLGAGSMYPEVLREHIQKCKQATAKPFGVNVPMLYPEIDKIMDIIVDEGVEIVFTSAGNPKTWTRWLQEKGITVVHVVSSLKFALKAQEAGVDAIVAEGFEAGGHNGRDETTTLTLIPIVKEHITIPLIAAGGIATGKAMLACMVLGADGVQIGSRFVASEESSAHINFKKAVIEAKEGDTQLTLKELAPVRLIKNRFYNEVQELYKKGATVDELKALLGKARAKKGMFEGDLEEGELEIGQISGLIHDIKPVNKIVKEIITEFEEAKNQLPNLK, translated from the coding sequence ATGACTAATAGAATTACAGACTTGTTCCAAATTGAATACCCCATAATTCAAGCAGGAATGGTTTGGAATAGTGGTTGGAAATTAGCTTCGGCAGCTAGTAATTCAGGTATTTTGGGGTTGTTGGGAGCAGGCTCAATGTACCCAGAAGTGTTACGTGAGCACATTCAAAAATGTAAACAAGCTACAGCTAAACCTTTTGGAGTTAATGTACCAATGTTATATCCAGAAATTGATAAAATAATGGATATTATTGTTGATGAGGGAGTAGAGATTGTGTTTACTTCGGCAGGAAACCCTAAAACTTGGACGCGTTGGTTACAAGAAAAAGGCATTACAGTAGTGCATGTTGTAAGTAGCTTAAAATTTGCTTTAAAAGCACAAGAAGCAGGGGTTGATGCTATTGTAGCTGAAGGTTTTGAAGCTGGAGGACATAATGGTAGAGATGAAACTACCACCTTAACATTAATACCTATAGTTAAGGAACATATAACCATTCCTTTAATAGCAGCAGGAGGTATTGCAACAGGTAAAGCAATGTTAGCATGTATGGTTTTAGGTGCCGATGGTGTACAAATTGGTAGTAGGTTTGTTGCTAGTGAAGAGAGTTCTGCACATATTAACTTTAAAAAAGCAGTTATTGAAGCCAAAGAAGGCGATACACAATTAACTTTAAAAGAACTGGCTCCTGTAAGGTTAATAAAGAATAGGTTTTATAATGAGGTTCAAGAGTTATACAAAAAAGGAGCTACGGTAGATGAACTTAAAGCACTTTTAGGTAAAGCCCGTGCCAAAAAAGGTATGTTTGAAGGTGATTTAGAAGAAGGTGAGCTTGAAATAGGACAAATTTCAGGATTAATTCATGATATTAAACCCGTTAATAAAATAGTAAAAGAAATTATTACAGAGTTTGAAGAGGCTAAAAACCAATTACCTAATTTAAAATAA
- the mnmA gene encoding tRNA 2-thiouridine(34) synthase MnmA, with translation MKRVIVGLSGGVDSSIAAYLLKEQGYDVIGLFMKNWHDDSVTISNECPWLDDSNDAMLVAEKLGIPFQTVDLSVQYKERIVDYMFKEYEKGRTPNPDVLCNREIKFDVFMDIALELGADYVATGHYCRKGTITKNGKEVYQLLAGADNNKDQSYFLCQLSQEQLSKALFPIGELTKPEVREIAKKLDLVTAEKKDSQGLCFIGKVKLPDFLQQQLKPKEGVIVEVAEDEPLYEEEIPQFNSKEEELSFLSRKLNYSLNNGKVVGKHQGAHYFTKGQRKGLAVGGTPEPLFVIDTNVEDNIIYTGQGKNHPGLLKKALFITNEELHWVREDLALSTDETMDVEARIRYRQPLQKARLYKVDTGLYIEFENLQSAITEGQFAAWYINDELIGSGVIS, from the coding sequence ATGAAACGTGTTATAGTAGGACTTTCAGGAGGAGTAGATTCTAGTATTGCTGCTTATTTATTAAAAGAGCAAGGGTATGATGTTATTGGTTTGTTTATGAAAAACTGGCATGATGACTCTGTAACTATATCAAACGAATGCCCTTGGTTAGATGATAGTAATGATGCTATGTTAGTTGCAGAAAAATTAGGTATTCCATTTCAAACGGTAGATTTAAGCGTACAATATAAAGAGCGTATAGTAGATTATATGTTTAAAGAATATGAAAAAGGAAGAACCCCAAATCCAGATGTACTTTGTAACAGAGAAATAAAGTTTGATGTTTTTATGGACATTGCTTTAGAACTTGGAGCAGACTATGTGGCAACAGGACATTATTGTAGAAAAGGAACCATAACAAAAAATGGGAAAGAGGTATATCAACTTCTTGCTGGAGCAGATAATAATAAAGACCAATCTTATTTTTTGTGTCAGTTATCCCAAGAACAATTATCTAAGGCTTTATTTCCAATAGGCGAATTAACAAAACCAGAAGTAAGAGAAATTGCAAAAAAACTAGATTTAGTTACTGCTGAAAAAAAAGATTCTCAGGGATTGTGTTTTATTGGTAAAGTAAAATTACCAGACTTTTTACAACAACAATTAAAACCTAAAGAAGGCGTTATTGTTGAAGTAGCTGAAGATGAGCCTTTATATGAAGAGGAAATACCTCAATTTAATTCTAAAGAAGAAGAACTGAGCTTTTTATCCAGAAAATTGAATTATTCTTTAAATAATGGTAAGGTGGTAGGTAAACATCAAGGAGCACATTATTTTACCAAAGGGCAAAGAAAGGGGCTAGCAGTTGGTGGTACACCAGAACCATTATTTGTTATTGATACCAATGTTGAAGACAATATTATATATACAGGGCAGGGTAAAAATCATCCCGGGTTATTAAAAAAAGCACTGTTTATAACCAATGAAGAATTACACTGGGTTAGAGAAGATTTAGCCTTATCTACAGATGAAACTATGGATGTTGAAGCCCGTATTAGGTACAGGCAACCATTACAAAAAGCAAGATTGTACAAAGTGGATACAGGACTTTATATTGAGTTTGAAAACTTACAATCTGCCATTACCGAAGGACAATTTGCAGCGTGGTATATTAATGATGAATTAATAGGTTCTGGAGTAATTTCGTAA
- a CDS encoding S8 family serine peptidase: MEKKLLFLILFFAQNILISQEDAWVYLIDKENVQSSISNPTSILTQEAIDRKNAHGIAIDERDVPVNESYITQLKNATGITVMAKSKWFNAVHVRGTEQDINNLKTTFSFVDYIDFADKSLIKKKTTKQNKSDKLERVLTDFNYGNALNQIQMIKGDELHELNYTGTGIKIAVLDAGFPNVNSMTSFERLNNAGNVKDVYDFVDRDYDVYNSSADNHGTLVLSTMAGYIENQYVGTAPDAEYYLFITEDTGSESPVEESYWVEAAERADSLGVDIINTSLGYTTYDNPNYSYTTSQMDGNTAYITKGANIAFEKGMLLVTSAGNSGEYSWGIVGAPADASGVLSVGAVNSSGTYASFSSLGNSAQPSQKPDVVVQGQASAVINENDAISTINGTSFSSPIMAGAIACLWQALPNKTNAEIMQLVRESASQYTSPDYYLGYGIPDLLSAYNSQVLSTDNENIYHYSLYPNPVKDKVFINSTFDIKSPLTVSLFNILGKHISTSHITSQSNFIDMSSLLAGIYLVKVESKVFKIVKQ; this comes from the coding sequence ATGGAAAAGAAATTACTTTTTTTAATACTATTTTTTGCTCAAAATATACTTATATCTCAAGAAGACGCTTGGGTTTATTTAATAGATAAAGAGAATGTTCAATCATCTATTTCTAATCCAACTTCAATTTTAACACAAGAAGCAATAGATAGAAAAAATGCCCATGGTATAGCTATTGATGAACGCGATGTTCCTGTAAATGAATCTTATATTACCCAGCTAAAGAATGCTACTGGAATTACGGTGATGGCAAAATCAAAATGGTTTAATGCAGTTCATGTTAGAGGTACAGAGCAAGATATAAATAACCTTAAAACTACATTTTCTTTTGTAGATTATATAGATTTTGCAGATAAAAGTTTAATTAAAAAGAAAACAACAAAACAAAATAAATCTGATAAACTAGAGCGTGTTTTAACAGACTTTAATTATGGTAATGCCTTAAATCAAATTCAAATGATTAAAGGTGATGAATTACACGAGTTAAATTATACAGGAACAGGTATAAAAATAGCAGTTTTAGATGCAGGATTTCCTAACGTTAATAGTATGACTAGTTTTGAACGATTAAATAATGCAGGGAATGTTAAAGATGTTTATGACTTTGTAGATAGAGATTATGACGTTTATAACAGTTCTGCAGATAATCATGGAACTTTAGTTTTAAGTACTATGGCTGGTTATATTGAAAATCAATACGTAGGAACAGCACCAGATGCAGAGTATTATTTGTTTATTACCGAAGATACTGGAAGTGAAAGCCCCGTAGAAGAAAGTTATTGGGTAGAAGCAGCAGAACGCGCCGATAGTTTAGGCGTAGATATTATAAACACATCATTAGGATATACTACTTATGATAATCCAAATTATAGTTACACAACCTCACAAATGGATGGTAATACAGCTTATATAACTAAAGGCGCTAACATTGCATTTGAAAAAGGGATGCTACTAGTAACTTCTGCAGGTAATTCAGGAGAATACAGTTGGGGTATTGTTGGAGCGCCAGCTGATGCATCTGGAGTGCTTTCTGTTGGAGCTGTTAATTCTTCTGGAACTTATGCATCTTTTAGTTCGCTTGGTAATAGCGCACAACCTTCACAAAAACCAGATGTTGTGGTGCAAGGACAAGCCAGTGCTGTAATTAATGAGAATGATGCAATTTCAACAATTAACGGTACATCTTTTAGTTCGCCTATTATGGCAGGGGCAATTGCTTGTTTATGGCAAGCTTTACCCAATAAAACTAATGCTGAAATTATGCAATTAGTCCGTGAATCGGCTTCACAGTATACTTCGCCTGATTATTATTTAGGTTACGGAATACCAGATTTATTGTCAGCATATAACTCTCAGGTGCTATCTACAGATAATGAAAACATATATCATTACAGTTTGTATCCAAACCCCGTAAAAGATAAAGTTTTTATAAATAGTACTTTTGATATAAAATCACCGCTAACAGTTTCTCTATTTAATATTTTGGGTAAACATATTTCAACTTCACATATTACAAGCCAAAGTAATTTTATAGATATGTCTTCATTGTTAGCAGGGATATATTTAGTAAAAGTTGAATCTAAAGTCTTTAAAATAGTTAAGCAATAA
- a CDS encoding MATE family efflux transporter produces MQLKNYTKEFKYNWQLAAPVMLGMLGHTFVSFVDNIMVGQLGTAELAAVSLGNSFMFIAMSLGIGFSTAITPLIAEADAEQNFSKGKSSFKNGLFLCTVLGVFLFLILFFSKPLMYLMKQPQEVVELAIPYLDLVAFSLIPLIVFQAFKQFSDGLSMTKYPMYATLLANVINVVLNYVLIFGKFGFPVLGIVGAAYGTLISRFVMVGYLWYLLKGKEKSKAYVTNLKFFVLDKLVIKKIINLAAPSAMQMFFEVAIFTAAIWLSGLLGKNPQAANQIALNLSSMTFMVATGLSVASMIRVGNQKGLKNYVELRRIAFSIFLLGVVLAFCFAFLFLIFHNYLPKLYVDFSDVENLVDNTEVVGIASKLLVAAAIFQVSDSIQVIVLGALRGLQDVKIPTIITFVSYWLVGFPVSWFLGKSEVYGSFGIWLGLLSGLSTAAILLYIRFNYLTKRLILTKE; encoded by the coding sequence ATGCAATTAAAAAACTATACAAAAGAATTTAAGTACAATTGGCAATTAGCAGCACCAGTTATGTTAGGTATGCTGGGGCATACCTTTGTTAGTTTTGTAGACAATATCATGGTAGGGCAGTTAGGAACTGCTGAACTTGCTGCAGTATCATTAGGGAATAGTTTTATGTTTATAGCCATGTCTTTAGGAATTGGTTTTTCAACAGCCATAACACCTTTAATAGCTGAAGCCGATGCAGAACAAAACTTTTCTAAAGGAAAGTCTTCATTCAAAAATGGTCTTTTTTTGTGTACTGTTTTAGGAGTATTTTTATTTTTAATACTATTTTTTTCAAAACCGCTAATGTATTTAATGAAACAACCACAAGAGGTTGTAGAGTTGGCAATTCCGTATTTAGATTTAGTGGCATTTTCATTAATCCCTTTAATTGTTTTTCAGGCTTTTAAACAATTTAGTGATGGGCTTTCTATGACCAAATACCCTATGTATGCTACACTTTTAGCCAATGTTATAAATGTAGTATTAAACTATGTGCTCATTTTTGGTAAATTTGGATTTCCAGTATTGGGCATTGTTGGGGCAGCTTATGGAACATTAATTTCTAGGTTTGTTATGGTTGGTTATTTATGGTATCTTTTAAAAGGAAAAGAAAAATCTAAAGCTTATGTTACTAATCTAAAGTTTTTTGTTCTTGATAAATTAGTCATTAAAAAAATAATAAACCTAGCAGCACCAAGTGCAATGCAAATGTTTTTTGAGGTTGCTATTTTTACAGCGGCTATTTGGCTTAGTGGTTTACTAGGTAAAAATCCACAAGCGGCAAATCAAATAGCATTAAATTTATCATCTATGACGTTTATGGTTGCTACAGGGTTAAGTGTAGCCTCAATGATAAGAGTAGGAAACCAAAAAGGGCTTAAAAACTATGTTGAGCTTAGGCGGATTGCCTTTTCAATATTTTTATTGGGTGTGGTATTAGCCTTTTGTTTTGCCTTTTTGTTCTTAATTTTTCATAATTATTTACCCAAGTTGTATGTAGATTTTAGTGATGTTGAAAACTTAGTAGATAATACCGAAGTAGTTGGTATAGCTTCTAAATTACTAGTAGCAGCAGCTATTTTTCAGGTAAGTGATAGTATTCAGGTTATTGTTTTAGGGGCTTTACGTGGTTTGCAAGATGTTAAAATACCAACCATTATTACATTTGTATCTTATTGGTTAGTAGGATTTCCTGTTAGTTGGTTTTTAGGAAAATCTGAAGTTTATGGTAGTTTTGGTATATGGTTAGGTTTATTATCAGGTTTATCAACAGCAGCTATTTTGTTGTATATTAGATTTAATTATTTAACTAAAAGATTAATTTTGACCAAAGAATAA
- a CDS encoding toxin-antitoxin system YwqK family antitoxin, translated as MKQLHLIIILFISFSALAQDINQFDENGKRHGIWKKNFEGTKVLRYEGEFKHGKEIGTFKFYKNIRGKAVLTATKQFNENNNKALVKFFTSKGKIISEGEMDGKKYIGTWKYYHNTSNKIMTLENYNENGNLDGERFVYYSNGKVAEKKNYVNGKLEGESIWYSINNVVLKRFIYKNNELHGASKIYNTKGELIVEGTYKHDKKHGIWKYYENGKLVEEKDFTPKSKYKKKKLPK; from the coding sequence ATGAAGCAACTACATTTGATTATAATTTTATTTATTTCTTTCTCTGCATTAGCACAAGATATTAATCAATTTGATGAAAATGGTAAACGCCATGGTATTTGGAAAAAGAATTTTGAAGGCACTAAAGTACTTCGTTATGAAGGTGAATTTAAACATGGTAAAGAAATAGGAACCTTTAAATTTTATAAAAATATTAGAGGGAAAGCTGTATTAACAGCCACCAAACAGTTTAATGAAAATAACAATAAAGCATTAGTTAAGTTTTTTACTTCAAAAGGTAAAATTATTAGTGAAGGAGAAATGGATGGTAAAAAGTATATAGGTACCTGGAAATACTACCATAATACTTCTAATAAAATAATGACCTTAGAAAACTATAATGAAAATGGTAATCTTGATGGCGAACGATTTGTTTATTATTCTAATGGAAAAGTAGCTGAAAAGAAAAATTATGTTAACGGTAAATTAGAAGGAGAATCTATTTGGTATTCAATTAATAATGTTGTTTTAAAACGTTTTATTTATAAGAACAATGAATTACATGGAGCCTCTAAAATATACAACACTAAAGGCGAGTTAATTGTAGAAGGTACTTATAAACATGATAAAAAACACGGTATTTGGAAATATTACGAAAACGGCAAATTAGTTGAAGAAAAAGACTTTACTCCTAAATCGAAATATAAAAAGAAAAAGCTTCCTAAGTAG